The following proteins are co-located in the Miscanthus floridulus cultivar M001 unplaced genomic scaffold, ASM1932011v1 os_1422_1_2, whole genome shotgun sequence genome:
- the LOC136534026 gene encoding probable calcium-binding protein CML8 translates to MAGAYKASDPPPSNSSGYRTDKVRRKRLTAQKRKEIKEAFDLFDIDGSGTIDARELNVAMRALGFEMTPEQISQMIAEVDKDGSGTIDFDEFVDMMTDKMGERDARDALHKAFRVIDQDANGKISDMDIQRLAIETGERFTLDEVREMIEAADENGDGEIDLDEFMKMMKRTNFGSGF, encoded by the exons ATG GCGGGCGCGTACAAGGCCTCCGATCCTCCTCCTTCCAACTCCTCCGGCTACCGGACAGACAAAGTCCGGCGGAAGCGGCTGACGGCGCAGAAGAGGAAAGAGATCAAAGAGGCGTTCGATCTCTTCGACATCGACGGCTCCG GCACCATCGATGCAAGGGAGCTAAACGTCGCAATGAG AGCCCTTGGATTCGAGATGACACCGGAG CAAATCAGCCAGATGATCGCGGAGGTGGACAAGGACGGCAGCGGCACCATCGACTTCGACGAGTTCGTGGACATGATGACGGACAAGATGGGCGAGCGGGACGCCCGGGACGCGCTCCACAAGGCCTTCCGCGTCATCGACCAGGACGCCAAC GGCAAGATCTCGGACATGGACATCCAGCGGCTGGCCATCGAGACCGGCGAGCGCTTCACACTCGACGAGGTCAGGGAGATGATAGAGGCCGCCGACGAGAACGGTGACGGCGAGATCGACCTGGACGAGTTCATGAAGATGATGAAGCGGACCAACTTTGGGTCTGGCTTTTAG